A window of Chitinophaga sp. MM2321 contains these coding sequences:
- a CDS encoding alpha-L-fucosidase, translated as MKKLGFLLFVYICATQTIYAQTTASSHDQHMKWWREARFGMFIHWGDYAVLGGNYKGHQVGRGAEWIMNRAKIPVAEYQQYARQFNPIKYDADAWVKTARDAGMKYIVITAKHHDGFAMFKSAASKWNIVDATPYGKDVLTPLVAACKKYGIKLGFYYSQAQDWNNPGGAAARKVATEGWPNPDSAKIDAYTLAHTGHWDPAQTTRAMSDYIDQVAVPQVKELLTNYGDVAILWWDTPTNMTDEYAQKLQAVLALQPNIITNDRLKRPNFPGDYKTPEQKIPNQSELDGRDWETCMTMNGTWGYKTYDHKWKSTETLIRNLVDIASKNGNYLLNVGPTGEGEFPQASIDGLQAIGKWMKVNGEAIYATQGSPLGALPWGRCTKKVNGNKTTLYLHVFEWPADGKLVVSGLKNKITQAKLLDGGKKLNTTTGADGLVISVPAQSPDPVVAVIKIEVAGIL; from the coding sequence ATGAAAAAACTGGGTTTCCTGCTGTTTGTGTATATCTGCGCAACACAAACTATTTATGCTCAAACCACCGCATCATCGCATGACCAGCACATGAAATGGTGGCGGGAAGCACGCTTCGGCATGTTTATCCACTGGGGCGACTACGCCGTACTGGGCGGCAACTACAAAGGCCACCAGGTAGGCCGCGGCGCAGAATGGATCATGAACCGCGCTAAAATACCCGTAGCCGAATACCAGCAATATGCCCGGCAATTCAACCCCATTAAATATGATGCAGACGCCTGGGTAAAAACCGCCAGAGACGCCGGCATGAAATATATCGTGATCACCGCAAAACACCACGATGGCTTCGCCATGTTCAAATCTGCTGCCAGCAAATGGAACATTGTAGACGCAACCCCTTACGGCAAAGACGTACTTACTCCGCTCGTAGCCGCCTGCAAAAAATATGGTATCAAACTGGGCTTCTACTATTCGCAGGCGCAGGACTGGAACAATCCCGGCGGCGCTGCTGCCCGCAAAGTAGCCACAGAAGGATGGCCAAACCCTGACTCCGCAAAAATAGATGCATACACCCTCGCCCACACCGGCCACTGGGACCCGGCGCAAACCACCCGCGCTATGTCTGATTACATCGACCAGGTAGCTGTACCACAGGTGAAAGAACTGCTTACTAATTATGGCGACGTTGCTATTTTATGGTGGGACACCCCTACTAACATGACAGATGAATACGCACAGAAATTACAAGCCGTACTCGCGCTGCAACCCAACATCATCACCAACGACCGCCTGAAAAGACCCAACTTCCCCGGTGACTATAAAACACCTGAACAGAAAATTCCCAACCAGTCTGAACTCGATGGCCGCGACTGGGAAACCTGTATGACCATGAATGGTACCTGGGGCTATAAAACCTACGACCACAAATGGAAAAGCACGGAAACACTGATCAGGAACCTGGTAGACATCGCCTCCAAAAATGGTAACTACCTGCTCAACGTTGGCCCCACCGGTGAAGGTGAGTTTCCGCAAGCCAGCATAGACGGTCTCCAGGCAATCGGAAAGTGGATGAAGGTAAACGGTGAAGCTATTTATGCCACCCAGGGAAGCCCACTGGGCGCACTGCCATGGGGACGGTGCACCAAAAAAGTGAACGGCAACAAAACAACTTTATACCTGCACGTTTTTGAATGGCCTGCTGATGGCAAACTGGTTGTCTCTGGTCTGAAAAATAAAATTACACAGGCAAAACTGCTGGACGGTGGTAAAAAATTAAACACAACAACCGGCGCAGATGGCCTCG
- a CDS encoding SMI1/KNR4 family protein codes for MTILEELEQEYHFTYPSLYKRLYKDGMLDWGELNHEWINDVYPGLKGSPPLLLFANNFELMDGEGMSEELEDGFPLADKTHRFVPFAFNSTGDWYAFYYNLQNGEDIPIVQVMRDENEAVILAKNLQDFIFSQMLEAVTNMDANTPDLIVDGDFKENCRNFLRTHAPYLTPHQQGIVAAAYEKGGLTGLELHPILEAEISFEWLDKSFKYKVE; via the coding sequence ATGACCATACTGGAAGAGCTGGAACAGGAATATCATTTTACCTATCCATCTTTATATAAAAGACTATACAAAGACGGAATGCTTGACTGGGGTGAATTGAATCACGAATGGATCAATGACGTATACCCCGGATTAAAAGGATCACCGCCGCTGCTACTATTTGCCAACAACTTTGAACTGATGGATGGTGAAGGCATGTCGGAAGAACTGGAAGATGGTTTTCCTTTAGCTGATAAAACGCACCGCTTCGTACCATTTGCCTTTAACAGCACCGGCGACTGGTACGCTTTTTATTATAATCTGCAAAACGGAGAAGACATTCCGATTGTACAGGTAATGCGTGATGAAAATGAAGCAGTCATTCTCGCTAAAAACCTGCAGGACTTTATTTTTTCGCAGATGTTGGAAGCTGTAACCAACATGGATGCCAATACCCCTGACCTAATTGTTGACGGCGACTTTAAAGAAAACTGCCGCAATTTCCTGCGTACCCATGCCCCCTACCTGACACCACATCAACAGGGCATCGTAGCCGCCGCATATGAAAAAGGCGGTCTGACCGGATTGGAACTACATCCTATCCTGGAAGCGGAAATCAGTTTCGAATGGCTGGATAAAAGTTTTAAGTATAAGGTGGAATAA
- a CDS encoding malate:quinone oxidoreductase translates to MFSSKRTSETGPDVVLIGAGIMSATLGMLLKELQPELTIAIYERLDMAAAESSDAWNNAGTGHSAFCELNYTPQKQDGSVDIKKAVNIAEQFEVSRQFWAYLVANNIVSNPQTFIQSIPHMSFVWGDENVDYLKKRYKALQQCHLFNRMKYSEDKTQLEHWMPLVMDGRDPSQKVAATRMELGTDVNFGALSRALFNHLESLEGISLHFNHDVRDLKKAEDGSWQIKVKNRETREKQVIKTNFVFIGAGGGSLPLLEKSDIPEGKGFGGFPVSGQWLRCTNPEIIEQHQAKVYGKASVGAPPMSVPHLDTRMIDGEKALLFGPYAGFSTKFLKNGSVFDLPLSIKANNIHPMVSAGLDNIPLTKYLIAQVRQKPEDRLDALREYFPEAQMEDWELEIAGQRVQVIKKDPEHGGILEFGTEVVSAADGSLAALLGASPGASTAVSIMLNLLRRCFKEDLETEAWQIKLKKMIPSYGQSLLNNPTLCNELRKWTTEVLELEEMQTA, encoded by the coding sequence ATGTTTAGTAGCAAGCGTACGTCTGAAACAGGTCCGGATGTGGTTTTAATAGGCGCCGGTATAATGAGCGCCACACTGGGAATGCTCCTGAAAGAGCTCCAACCCGAACTCACCATTGCAATTTATGAGCGACTGGATATGGCTGCCGCAGAAAGTTCCGACGCATGGAATAATGCAGGTACCGGCCATTCCGCATTTTGTGAACTGAACTATACTCCGCAGAAGCAGGACGGATCAGTAGATATCAAGAAGGCTGTAAATATTGCTGAACAATTCGAAGTCTCCAGGCAGTTTTGGGCCTACCTGGTAGCAAATAATATCGTTTCCAACCCACAAACCTTTATACAAAGCATTCCCCATATGAGTTTTGTTTGGGGAGATGAAAATGTGGATTACCTGAAAAAGCGATACAAAGCCCTGCAGCAGTGTCACCTTTTCAATCGGATGAAATATTCCGAAGATAAGACCCAACTGGAACACTGGATGCCGCTGGTAATGGATGGTCGGGACCCTTCACAGAAAGTAGCGGCTACCCGCATGGAACTGGGCACCGACGTAAATTTTGGAGCACTCAGCCGCGCGCTGTTCAACCACCTCGAATCACTGGAAGGCATCAGCCTCCATTTCAATCACGATGTACGTGACCTGAAAAAAGCAGAAGACGGTAGCTGGCAGATCAAAGTAAAGAACCGCGAAACCCGCGAGAAACAAGTCATTAAAACAAATTTCGTATTCATTGGCGCCGGTGGTGGCTCTCTGCCCCTGCTGGAAAAATCAGATATACCGGAAGGAAAAGGCTTCGGCGGTTTCCCGGTAAGTGGTCAATGGCTGCGTTGCACTAACCCGGAAATAATTGAACAACACCAGGCAAAAGTATATGGCAAAGCCTCTGTAGGCGCGCCGCCGATGTCGGTGCCACACCTGGATACCCGCATGATAGACGGAGAAAAAGCATTGCTGTTTGGCCCCTACGCCGGATTCTCCACCAAATTTCTGAAAAACGGGTCTGTGTTTGATCTTCCTTTATCTATCAAAGCCAACAACATTCACCCCATGGTGTCTGCCGGCCTGGATAATATCCCCCTCACGAAATATCTCATCGCACAGGTACGCCAGAAGCCGGAAGACAGGCTGGATGCCTTACGTGAATATTTCCCCGAAGCACAGATGGAAGACTGGGAACTGGAAATCGCAGGTCAACGTGTACAGGTGATCAAAAAAGATCCTGAACATGGTGGTATCCTCGAATTCGGAACGGAAGTGGTAAGTGCGGCAGATGGCTCCCTGGCCGCGCTGCTGGGCGCTTCTCCCGGTGCATCTACCGCCGTTTCTATCATGCTCAACCTGTTGAGACGCTGCTTCAAAGAAGACCTGGAAACAGAAGCATGGCAGATCAAGCTGAAAAAAATGATCCCCTCTTACGGGCAATCACTCCTCAATAATCCAACGCTCTGCAATGAACTCCGCAAATGGACCACTGAAGTCCTGGAACTGGAAGAGATGCAAACTGCATAA
- a CDS encoding metallophosphoesterase: MMNRRDFFRGVSAAIVIQACGKIVSAATRQHFDSKTVFRFAIGSDWHYGQPDTKYDLFYQELQTAFHAYESSHPCEFFVLNGDVIHNNPALLSPAAALLKKIHPRVFVTRGNHDMVTPEAWEQAWGFPLNHDVVVKDQVILLGDTADITGKYLCPDMDWFTRKLDQYKHAPNIFIFLHITPVKWTKHAVDCPEFQALIQQYPNVRAVFNGHDHDEDSVKMLNDKIPFLFDGHIGGSWGTGYRGFRVIELKEDGSILSFIMNPYNKQGERSFGKAIAAAK; this comes from the coding sequence ATGATGAACAGACGCGATTTTTTCAGGGGCGTATCTGCCGCTATAGTCATTCAGGCTTGTGGAAAAATAGTATCCGCAGCCACCCGCCAACATTTCGACAGTAAAACGGTGTTCCGTTTTGCCATCGGGTCCGACTGGCATTATGGTCAGCCTGATACAAAGTATGACCTGTTCTACCAGGAGCTGCAAACGGCCTTTCATGCCTATGAAAGCAGCCATCCCTGCGAGTTTTTTGTGTTGAACGGGGACGTTATCCATAACAACCCGGCCTTGTTGTCACCTGCCGCCGCCCTGTTGAAAAAAATCCATCCCCGCGTTTTCGTCACCCGTGGCAACCACGACATGGTTACGCCGGAAGCCTGGGAACAGGCCTGGGGCTTCCCCCTGAACCACGACGTAGTGGTAAAAGACCAGGTCATCCTGCTGGGCGACACCGCCGACATCACCGGCAAATATCTTTGTCCGGATATGGACTGGTTTACCCGCAAGTTGGACCAATACAAACATGCCCCCAACATCTTTATATTCCTGCACATCACGCCGGTTAAATGGACCAAGCACGCCGTAGACTGCCCCGAATTCCAGGCGCTGATCCAGCAATACCCTAATGTAAGGGCCGTATTCAACGGTCATGACCATGATGAAGACAGCGTGAAAATGCTCAACGATAAAATACCTTTCCTTTTTGATGGTCACATCGGTGGCAGCTGGGGAACCGGCTACCGCGGTTTCCGTGTAATAGAGTTAAAAGAAGACGGCAGCATCCTTTCCTTTATCATGAATCCTTACAACAAACAGGGAGAACGGTCGTTCGGAAAAGCCATTGCAGCCGCTAAATAA
- a CDS encoding arylsulfatase translates to MVNMKSGLALVVAICIAGLVQAQQKGNAAKTQRPNIVLIYADDLGYGDISCNGATKVHTPNIDRLASQGIRFTNGHASSATCTPSRYSILTGQYAWRRKGTGIAPGDAPLIIDTAMTTLPSMLQSAGYTTGAVGKWHLGIGDQKGPDWNGELKPGPLEIGFHYCWIMPATADRVPCVYVENHHVANLDPKDPIKVSYIAPIGDEPTGKNNPELLVMKASHGHNNAIVNGIGRIGFMQGGTAALWKDDLIAATLTAKAQHFIIDNKANPFFLYFATHDIHVPRVPGKDFLGKSGLGVRGDAILQLDWTVGQIMHTLDSLHLTQNTILVFTSDNGPVVDDGYEDQAVELLNGHTPAGPFRGGKYSNFDGGAHIPFIVRWPGKVKPGVSAALVSQLDLLRSFSVLTGQSLSKAAGPDSYNMLAAFTGKDKKGRESIIVHAGALSIIKGKWKYIQPGKGPRIDRNVNIELGNDTLPQLYDLSKDPGEKNNVAAQHPAIIAELKPALNSH, encoded by the coding sequence ATGGTGAACATGAAATCCGGTCTTGCACTCGTTGTTGCAATTTGTATAGCCGGCCTGGTACAGGCACAGCAAAAAGGGAATGCTGCAAAAACACAGCGGCCTAATATTGTACTTATTTATGCAGATGACCTTGGTTATGGAGATATCAGCTGCAACGGCGCCACCAAAGTGCATACACCGAATATAGACCGGCTGGCATCGCAGGGTATCCGGTTTACCAATGGCCACGCCTCGTCTGCTACGTGTACACCTTCCCGTTATTCCATCCTCACCGGTCAATATGCCTGGCGCAGAAAAGGAACCGGCATCGCACCCGGCGACGCCCCACTCATCATTGATACTGCCATGACCACACTACCTTCCATGCTGCAAAGCGCAGGCTACACCACCGGCGCGGTAGGCAAATGGCACCTGGGCATCGGCGATCAGAAAGGGCCCGACTGGAACGGGGAACTGAAACCCGGTCCACTGGAAATTGGCTTTCACTATTGCTGGATTATGCCGGCTACAGCAGACCGTGTTCCATGTGTATACGTAGAAAATCATCACGTAGCCAACCTTGACCCCAAAGACCCTATTAAAGTGAGTTATATCGCACCGATAGGTGATGAGCCTACCGGGAAAAATAACCCCGAGCTGCTCGTGATGAAAGCATCGCACGGACATAACAACGCTATTGTAAACGGAATAGGCCGCATCGGATTTATGCAGGGAGGTACGGCCGCCCTGTGGAAAGATGACCTCATTGCCGCCACCCTGACCGCGAAAGCGCAACATTTTATTATCGACAACAAAGCCAATCCTTTCTTTCTATATTTTGCTACACATGATATTCATGTACCCCGCGTTCCCGGTAAAGATTTCCTGGGTAAAAGCGGTCTGGGTGTACGTGGTGATGCCATCCTGCAACTGGACTGGACGGTAGGGCAAATCATGCATACGCTGGATAGTTTACATCTCACTCAAAATACAATCCTGGTATTTACGAGCGATAACGGCCCCGTGGTAGATGATGGTTACGAGGATCAGGCGGTGGAATTACTGAATGGACATACACCCGCCGGCCCGTTCCGGGGTGGCAAGTACAGTAACTTCGATGGTGGTGCCCACATCCCTTTTATTGTACGCTGGCCCGGTAAAGTGAAGCCCGGTGTTTCCGCTGCACTGGTAAGTCAGCTGGACCTGCTCCGCTCTTTCTCTGTACTGACCGGTCAGTCACTCAGCAAAGCAGCTGGCCCCGACAGTTATAATATGCTGGCAGCCTTTACCGGCAAGGATAAAAAGGGCCGGGAATCTATCATTGTACATGCCGGCGCACTCAGTATTATTAAAGGAAAGTGGAAGTATATTCAACCGGGTAAAGGTCCGCGGATAGACCGCAATGTGAACATTGAACTGGGTAACGACACCTTGCCGCAGCTCTATGATCTCAGCAAAGACCCCGGCGAAAAAAATAATGTGGCCGCCCAACATCCGGCAATTATAGCAGAACTGAAACCCGCATTAAACTCGCATTAA